In Oryza glaberrima chromosome 8, OglaRS2, whole genome shotgun sequence, the following are encoded in one genomic region:
- the LOC127782970 gene encoding pyruvate dehydrogenase E1 component subunit beta-1, mitochondrial, which translates to MLGVARRRLGSGCVLGQLMQALRPAAAAAARTYSAAAKEMTVREALNSALDEEMSADPSVFLMGEEVGEYQGAYKISKGLLDKYGPDRVLDTPITEAGFTGIGVGAAYQGLRPVVEFMTFNFSMQAIDHIINSAAKSNYMSAGQINVPIVFRGPNGAAAGVGAQHSQCYAAWYAHVPGLKVLTPYSAEDARGLLKAAIRDPDPVVFLENELLYGESFPVSAEVLDSSFCLPIGKAKIEREGKDVTLTAFSKMVGYALQAAEILSKEGISAEVINLRSIRPLDRATINASVRKTNRLVTLEEGFPQHGVGAEICMSVVEDSFEYLDAPVERIAGADVPMPYAANLERMAVPQVEDIVRAAKRACYRAVPMAATA; encoded by the exons ATGCTGGGCGTCGCGAGGAGGCGACTCGGATCCGGATGC GTGCTGGGGCAACTCATGCAGGCGCTccgaccggccgccgccgccgcggcgaggacatactccgccgccgccaaggag ATGACTGTGCGTGAAGCATTGAATTCTGCCCTTGATGAGGAGATGTCTGCTGACCCTTCTGTTTTCTTGATGGGAGAAGAGGTTGGAGAATACCAAGGGGCATATAAG ATATCGAAGGGTTTGTTAGACAAATATGGCCCTGATAGGGTTCTTGACACACCAATCACAGAG GCTGGTTTTACTGGAATTGGTGTTGGTGCTGCCTATCAAGGTCTTCGCCCTGTGGTTGAGTTCATGACATTTAACTTCTCTATGCAG GCAATTGATCACATCATAAATTCAGCTGCCAAGTCGAACTACATGTCAGCTGGTCAGATAAACGTTCCTATTGTTTTTAGAGGACCAAacggtgctgctgctggtgttggTGCTCAGCACTCTCAG TGTTATGCGGCTTGGTATGCGCATGTACCAGGATTGAAGGTCCTAACTCCTTATTCTGCAGAAGATGCTCGGGGCTTGCTAAAAGCAGCAATCAGGGATCCAGACCCTGTTGTTTTCTTGGAAAATGAACTGCT CTATGGTGAATCATTCCCTGTTTCTGCGGAAGTTCTTGATTCTAGCTTCTGTCTTCCGATTGGGAAGGCTAAG atagagagagaaggaaaagatgTTACACTTACCGCATTCTCCAAGATGGTCGGATATGCTCTTCAG GCTGCAGAGATACTTTCCAAGGAGGGAATCAGTGCTGAG GTGATCAATCTTCGGTCAATTAGGCCATTGGATAGAGCTACTATCAATGCATCAGTTAGGAAAACCAACAGATTGGTAACCCTTGAAGAAGGATTTCCACAACATGGGGTTGGCGCTGAAATATg CATGTCTGTTGTAGAGGACAGCTTTGAATATCTTGATGCGCCAGTTGAGAGGATTGCTGGAGCTGATGTGCCCATGCCCTACGCTGCCAACCTTGAGAGGATGGCTGTTCCACAG GTTGAGGACATTGTTCGTGCAGCGAAGCGAGCCTGCTACAGAGCAGTACCAATGGCAGCAACAGCCTAA